From Populus alba chromosome 16, ASM523922v2, whole genome shotgun sequence:
ATGCTCTCACTTTATTTGTGAAGTTCCCTATCGTTGCTGCTGTGAGTGACTGATCATCACCAACTTCTTTATCTCCCTCTCAACCAGGAAAAGATACGAACCGCTCTTTATGTCAGAAAGGCAGCTCGTCTGTTTCTTGATGGTAAAATGCTTGGAGCTACGGCTTCCATGGAGACCACTTGtgtctttactttttttatcaaataaatatttatccttttctctcttcattTCTGTTGGGCAGCTGAAAATGCTGCTGGTCGACCTGAATACAAGATTTCAGATGAGATTAAAGCAGCAGGTTTTGGAATTGATCCAGATGCACTTGCATCCGTTGTTCGTGAGCATGATATTAAGGGTCTTAAAACAAATGGCGGAGTTGATGGCATTGCGCAGAAAATCTCTGTCTCGTTGGACGAAGGTGTTCACACAAGTGATGTATCTACCAGACAAGAGATTTATGGCTTCAACCGTTACAAGGAGAAGCCTCCTCGAAGCTTTTTGATGTTTGTGTGGGAAGCACTGCGAGACTTGACATTGATTATCCTTATGATATGTGCTTTGGTTTCTATAGGTGTAGGAATAGCCACCGAAGGGTGGCCAAAGGGCATGTATGATGGATTGGGAATCATACTTAGTATATTCTTGATAGTCATGGTTACTGCTATAAGTGATTACAATCAATCCTTACAATTTAGAGACTTggatagagaaaagaaaaagatttctGTTCAAGTGATAAGAGATGGTAGAAGACAAGAGATCTCCATTTATGACTTGGTTGTTGGAGATGTTGTCCAATTATCTATTGGAGACATAGTTCCTGCTGATGGGATTTACATATCAGGATACAGCTTGGTGATTGATGAGTCAAGCTTGTCAGGGGAGAGTGAACCAGTGAATATCCATGAAAGTAAACCTTTTCTTCTGTCAGGAACCAAAGTGCAGGATGGGTCAGGAAAGATGATAGTGACTGCAGTTGGTATGAGGACTGAATGGGGAAAACTGATGGAAACTCTAAATGAGGGTGGAGAAGATGAGACCCCACTTCAGGTGAAGTTGAATGGTGTTGCTACAATCATTGGAAAGATTGGTTTGGCATTTGCTGTGCTTACATTTTTGGTATTAACTGGAAGGTTTCTAGTGGAGAAAGCGATTCATAAGGAGTTCACAGATTGGTCTTCAAGTGATGCATTGACGCTTCTTAACTACTTTGCTATTGCTGTAACCATTATTGTCGTTGCTGTTCCTGAAGGATTACCTTTGGCAGTGACTTTGAGTCTTGCCTTTGCAATGAAGAAACTCATGGATGAGAAGGCACTTGTGAGGCATCTTTCTGCTTGTGAGACAATGGGTTCTGCTACCTGCATTTGCACAGATAAGACAGGGACGTTAACCACAAACCACATGGTGGTTGATAAGATATGGATATGTGAAAAAACTGAAGATATTAAATGTAGTAACAGCGAAAGCATTTTAGAAATGGAAATATCTGAAAGTGTTTTAAGCCTCCTGTTTCAggttatatttcaaaatactgCCTGTGAAATAAGTAAAGATGAAAATGGAAAGAACAAGATTTTGGGAACACCAACAGAGAAAGCACTCTTTGAACTTGGCTTGCTTTTGGGTGGTGATTTTGATTCACAACGCAAAGAGTTTCAGATGCTCAACGTTGAGCCCTTCAATTCAGTCAGGAAGAAGATGTCTGTGCTAGTGGCACTTCCAGGTGGAGAGCTACGAGCATTCTGCAAAGGTGCATGAGAAATCGTATTAAAAATGTGTGACAAGATACTTGATGACAGTGGAAAAGTCGTTCCTCTTTCTGAAGAACAGATATTGAACATATCGGATATTATAAACAGCTTTGCCTCTGATGCTCTGAGAACTCTATGCTTGGCTTATAAGGATCTAGACGACCCAGTTCATGATGGAAGCATCCCTGATTTTGGCTATACGTTGGTAGCAGTTGTTGGAATCAAGGATCCAGTGCGTCCTGGAGTCAAGGATGCTGTTCAGACTTGTTTGGCAGCTGGCATAACAGTTCGTATGGTAACTGGTGATAATATAAATACAGCTAAAGCTATCGCCAAAGAATGTGGAATACTTACTGAGGATGGTGTGGCCATAGAAGGATCAGAGTTCCGTATCATGTCTCCTCAGCAGATGAGGGAAATCATTCCCAAAATCCAGGTTTTGGAACGACCGCATTGTAAAATTTGATACTTAATGATATCcattttactatgcaaaacTGTGTTTGCTGCTTTTCTGGGAAACAGGTTATGGCTCGGTCTTTGCCTTTGGATAAGCACAAATTGGTAACTAATTTGAAGAATATGTTTAAAGAGGTGGTAGCAGTAACTGGTGATGGGACCAATGATGCTCCCGCATTGCATGAGGCCGACATTGGACTAGCTATGGGCATAGCAGGAACAGAGGTCTGTCttcctgttatttttttatcacatcaGTGATTCTGATGATCTTACAAATgttatcttcttctttatctcccaaacaaatgattttttggTCCCTTCTACTCTCTTTTCCACTTCATGAGGGTTCTTTGGAACCAAACAgtatgaagaagagatttgttttaTTCATATTTCCTTCCTGTTACA
This genomic window contains:
- the LOC118052719 gene encoding LOW QUALITY PROTEIN: calcium-transporting ATPase 4, plasma membrane-type-like (The sequence of the model RefSeq protein was modified relative to this genomic sequence to represent the inferred CDS: substituted 1 base at 1 genomic stop codon) encodes the protein MDNLLKDFEVEHKNPSEAALRRWRKAVSIVKNPSRRFRMVADLDKRSEAEGKKRSIQEKIRTALYVRKAARLFLDAENAAGRPEYKISDEIKAAGFGIDPDALASVVREHDIKGLKTNGGVDGIAQKISVSLDEGVHTSDVSTRQEIYGFNRYKEKPPRSFLMFVWEALRDLTLIILMICALVSIGVGIATEGWPKGMYDGLGIILSIFLIVMVTAISDYNQSLQFRDLDREKKKISVQVIRDGRRQEISIYDLVVGDVVQLSIGDIVPADGIYISGYSLVIDESSLSGESEPVNIHESKPFLLSGTKVQDGSGKMIVTAVGMRTEWGKLMETLNEGGEDETPLQVKLNGVATIIGKIGLAFAVLTFLVLTGRFLVEKAIHKEFTDWSSSDALTLLNYFAIAVTIIVVAVPEGLPLAVTLSLAFAMKKLMDEKALVRHLSACETMGSATCICTDKTGTLTTNHMVVDKIWICEKTEDIKCSNSESILEMEISESVLSLLFQVIFQNTACEISKDENGKNKILGTPTEKALFELGLLLGGDFDSQRKEFQMLNVEPFNSVRKKMSVLVALPGGELRAFCKGAXEIVLKMCDKILDDSGKVVPLSEEQILNISDIINSFASDALRTLCLAYKDLDDPVHDGSIPDFGYTLVAVVGIKDPVRPGVKDAVQTCLAAGITVRMVTGDNINTAKAIAKECGILTEDGVAIEGSEFRIMSPQQMREIIPKIQVMARSLPLDKHKLVTNLKNMFKEVVAVTGDGTNDAPALHEADIGLAMGIAGTEVAKENADVIIMDDNFRTIVNVAKWGRAVYINIQKFVQFQLTVNVVALVLNFVSACFTGSAPLTAVQLLWVNMIMDTLGALALATEPPNDGLMKRAPVGRGASFITKTMWRNIFGQSIYQLVILAVLQFDGKRLLRLRGPDATEIVNTVIFNTFVFCQVFNEINSRDIEKINIVRGMFSSWIFLGVMVITLVFQVIIVEFLGTFAGTVPLSWQMWLLSIVIGAVSMPIAVVLKCIPVERENPKHHDGYDALPSGPDLA